ATTGTTGAGCTTTGAAATAATATATTCTTTTGACATCTAACCATAAATATATCTTTTACCTCTTAACAAATTGCATATTGTGATTAAAATTTTGATGTCCTATAAACGGCCAGCAATCAGAAAAGTTCTGCTGTTACCTTGAAATGAAACAAGGGAATGAGACAAGCATCATAGGAATTTGTTTTAAGTTAACAAGTAACATCTACGGGATCAGGGCTATGGCTAGAAGGAACACCTTAAATGGTGTTACAAAAGTTCCATATTATTTGGGTGTGGAAAATTCTAGGCCTTAGTCATTGCTCATCCTTAAGAGTCATCAACTAATAACCATGCTTACGTAGTTGAATGCTTACCCAATGGTGCATAAGCTGATTTCAGAACACCTAACTTCTGCCCTGAGGTTTGATCTGCGATAGCTACAGTTCCAAATGTCGAACCACCAACAATCAGCTGGTCATCTGTTAATGCCAAGCATGTCAcaggagaggaatgaagcctgtaGTACAAATATTAAACAGGCATCAATTCCACGACACAGTAATATACAAAACAGAACTATACATTAACTTCGAGATACAAAATTTCTTTATGTAGAAATATTAATAATTTCTTTGTTTTCACTACTCTTACAATTACAGCTATTTGATTATTCTCAACTTTAATGGTGTGGAAAATAAAGTtcgcacaagttttaaaattacTCAAATCTACATATTTGCAATACTGCCAGCTGAATGAACTGAAGCTTGTTCTCATGAAACATAAATGCTAACAGTTTAAAAGGAATAACACTTGCCGATAAATGCTTGAGCAACTCCTGCTGTACATATCATATACAAAGGCTCGACCATCCTCACAACCAATTACAACCTCTGGATCAGCATAACTACACCAGGAAATGACATGAGGTACATAAATgctaattaaaaaataaaaacatcatTTTCTAGGCTAATCAAATAAAGGTGGGATTTGCTAAAGCTTATGCATGACTCCTCCAGTGCAACTGGATACTTTCAAGCACAACTTCAAAAAATTGGTAATAGGTGGCTAGCAGCTAACACCCAATCTTGTAATTAATCTgaaaaagtgaaacaaatcaaaCAAGTCTCCtcacctcatgcataacccatgaTTGAATGAGGCTCCACCAGATTGAAATATGCTTCTTGGTTCACTGCGTCTCCATATGCAAATCTGGGAGCTAGTTAAACCTACAATCTTCACAGAGCATTCAAAACAAATTTGTAGTAGGTAAATAAGGAGTTAACACTTTATTAGAAAAGACATGATATGGctgaaaattttaaaacaaagctACTTCAATAAAAACATCAGTGTTCAGTACATCTTCCATTCACAAAATAAAAGTCTGGATGGTATGCTACAACAAATGGAAATACAAACTCACCCAGTTTACATGTTATACTATTTGTTCTTTTGGAAGAACAGATGAAGATTGCGACATATAAATAGGTGATGCACAGGTAACGTTGGGTCTTGCAATCAAACACAAAGACCACAGCATGTGATACCCAAATAACAGAAACTGGAAGCACACCAACAGTGATTACCTTATTTTCATCAAAATCGAAGTCGACTAATGTTTTAGAATTTGGCACATTGTATTCATTCATAAATTTGCAGCTTTCAGCAGACCAAAGTCGGAGAATCTGGCAAAAAATCATGTATATATATTCTTAAAACTATGAACCATTGGTGATGAGAAAAAGATTAGGGACTGAGAGAAGAAAATGATCAATTGAAGTCATAGTCAATTATCGAAACTTTGATTGATCAATAGGGCAAGCCAACTATGCCATCCACAATAGCATAATCATGTTATGTGTAGTTATGGTATTGTCTGGTAGAGCCATATTTTACACCATTACTTCAAAAAGAATTTTCTAGGCATCCTACATGTAGACATTTCTAAATATAGATGGGTTGTTGCAATGTCTACAGTGTCTAgctcaataataataattaaacaaTAACTGTAATTTACTTACCATAACTCCAAATTAAATTTGATACTCATGTTGATGAAAACTATTAAGAACATGATATGTACCCACCTTATCTCCAACTCCAGTTAAAATTGAACCAGCCTTCATACGGCACAAGGTAGCCCTGAAATAAAAAATAAGAAACTGAAAGAAAACAAATATAAATATTGAGCCACTACTCATATGATGTACAGTACATCAGAAATATAGTGTGATTTGTCATAGTAGAGAATATAAAGACATGATGTTTGATGACCTAATGAATGGGAACCCCTGTCATTTTACACAATTATATGAGGTATAACATGAGTGTTTACCGTATTGGGTGCCCAATCCACTGAAAAGCTTCAGCAGGTCCTCTAGAGAAAGAGGATGCATGCTCATCCATGGCAAGCATCTCAAAGTAACTTTTTACAGAAACGTTAGAGCTTGAACCTCTTGCTGATGGATTCCTTTTGTAATACAGATCCCTCATGAGATGAGCTGTTTCAATTATCCTATTCCTATAAAACCATGGAGAAAAACATACTGCAAATGTTAATCAACACAGATACATAGCCTCAGAGTTTTGCGAACACTCATGCAACAATCGAAACAGGAGAAATGCATGAAACAGAAAAGGTCAAACAAAAAACATGGTCTATAATACTCTATCGCAAAAAATTATGGTATAAAAATTGGTACCAAGAATCAGAAATAGCATCCTTATTAATACATAACACAAGTTAACCTCCTCAAGGTATCATGGTTCAGATCAGGATCTGAAATAAACGGTGAGACCAAAACACATCTCGGAGAGCCACAAGCCTATGGCTACACCAACTTTGTAGCACAAGAGACCTAATATAATGGTTCAGGTGTGTTCTATTGcagcaaataggttacatcataaTAGCACATAAAACACAGATAGAAAGTAGTCCAGCGTGGTGAGTAGCAAATAAttccaataaaataaaataacaaaTCTTTGTCTATCATGAGTAGCAAATAATCACACTAAAATAACAAACCTCCGTCTATGATGAGTAGCAAATAATTCCACTAAAATTACCCAGCTTCCTGGTGAAAATGGTACCCCTTTTACCATCAAAATTAGTCTTTTTCCCACTCCAAAGAAGATAGAACTGGAGTAGAACAGAAACCCCCGAATGAATTCACTAACAGCAGGCACACAGATTTACAGTCAAAATTATGAATGAACTCGAAACAAGATGTCGTATAACGAAGGGACCTGATTGCAGCAACCAGGCCGACCACTGAAGGGAAAGGAAAAGGgaaagggggaggaggaggagctcaccatgAGCCGCACACGGCGGAGCAGCGAGCGAGGTCGAAGTGGTTGTCCAGCCGGGAGAAGACGGACCGGAGGGCGTCGTCGTTCAGCGACTGCGCCGTCGACTCAGAGCCAGTAGCCGCGCCGACGCCTCTGCGGCGCTTGGGGACCGCGCTCCCGCTCCGGCCCCGACTGCCGCTCGCCTCCATGGCTGGTGTACTGCGGCGCTTGGGGACCGCGCTCCCGCTCTGTATCTCTTTCCAGCCGGTTGGAGACCGGATCAGAGAGGACTTGTGGACAGGACAGCCGGTGGCTGGAGCCGCCGCTTTGAGCAGTTCAGCTTCAGCTGTTTTATATTGGGCCCTTGCTGGGTTTGGTAGACTCTCGTCACGCattgaatattaaatatagattaattataaaattaaatgtATAGATTAAAATTAATTTataagacgaatttattaaacataATTAATTTATGATTTAACAATGTTGTGCTATAGTAATATGTGTTATTGAtggattaattacgcttaataaattcgtgttgcggattactgacggattctgtaatttattttttttattagtatccgaacatcacATACAACACCACatgtaacatccgatgtgacacctctTAACTTTAACCCCTGCATCCAAACACCCtttcaaaaggaaaaataaagaagGTTTCTCCTCCGAGTAACTCCTAGAgctttgtaaaaaaaaacacacacactaGGTAAACCAATAATTTTTAGTAAGTTAATAAAATATAAGTAGCAACTTTAATTTATCCTACTCTCTAGTTGTTTTATGTACTAACTTatagtaaaaaaacaaaaaaagaggaTCCCACAACTTTCTTTTTACATCAACCCACCTATTTGCGTGTCATCGCCATCCCTAGATTGCCCTGTCGCTAGCCCATGAAGCCAGGAGTGGCCGCCCCTAACCACCCACCGTCGGCCTTCATGTGACTAAAAACGAACCACGGCTGACCAGGCGACCCCCGGCCACTATCAGCCAGCCCTAGCCAGGCCAATGACATCCTCGACTTGGCCAATGCTAGTTGTGCCCGATCATTGGTGGCTATCTGTCCACATATCAAACTACAAATCATCAAACAACAAACTATTTCATATGCAAAGCAAATTGCAGTAGAAACTGAGAGCTTCATAGACCAAAACATGTAtacatgtgtcggtgtttcgtggACCGACCAGTAAATTTAGCGCTGTGTTGCTCTGAGAGTCGATGGTAGCACTTGAGACATGGGGAAATTATACTAGTTCAGGatagagccctacgtccagtctcagagggGTTCGAGTTCGTGTTCCTCGGTTCAAATGCCCTAAAGGCTTACAACAGGGGCGCTCGTAAGCGTGGATGCGGGAGTCAGAGGATTCAAGATAGCAGAAATTCTATCCTCCCGAGAGTCCTATGTAGAATGAAGGCCCGACTCCCCTTATATACTCTTTGGGGGCCAGGTGATAGTCGAGAGGGAAAGGTGCTCCCGACCTGAGTGGTCGAGAGCCCGAGGGGAGGGTGGTTGGCTAGCTTGGTCTGTGGGCCCTCTACGTCCTGTTCCTGCTTCTGTTGCACATTCGAGTATCGTCATGTGTTCTTGCTCCCCACATTAAGGTATGGTGTGCCATAGCGACACATGTGAAACGTGGGTCCATAGTGCGTGCATCGTGGCCTTCGTCCTGGCACCCGCCATCCCGTGTGAGGCGTTGTGGCACCAGCGCGTGAACAGAGCAGCCGTCCAATGCTGATCGTCGGCCTCTCCAGTCGTGGTGATGCCTCTCCCGGCCACATGCGATCGGGTCGGGGGTCCTCTGGCCTAACTGGTTCTGAGGAGACTAGCTCCTAGTTATGAGACtaaaagccctagtttagttttggataattgataaaacttatttggactaaccctatgctctaagtgtggatgtgagataggttggtccaacccAAGTGATGGAGCTAAGTGGCacttgtcgatgttttaccaccgatagcctgccacgggggtacccggggcagtatgttcgggcttcgacgtgtgccgaactcgatggttaacgcaagacacagtcgatttatcctggttcaggccctcgatcgtagatcgagtaataaccttacgtccagtcggccttagcctttgcgttggattgattgtcaagagtTGTGTTATACAATGGTCGTCCTatcttaggagccctgccctcctttatatagttaggaggccagagtcctagtcggtttataatgaggcttcctagtaggattacttaatagttatactactaagattacatgggaagaatcctagttggactagatcttctctctctcttgtggggtatcctatgggtcccgcatcgacaagcccccgagcacttcatggttgagctctgaaagtctcgctctgctCCTTCGAAGTCTTGTtgggtaggaacaaaatgtcatccgagtgctttctggagtgaaaccttgtagcgcttcttgggatctttgagtcgcgagtgcttttttgaagaaaaaatacatctatctggttgtagcccccgagcctcttgctatttggaacaaggagctggaggatcttgtcttgaagttgctctgattgttcgttgaagttttattaaaagaactcgaatatggatcgttccgggttcttttgtcgtaatgtcttgaagtggtgagtgtagcccccgagcctcttgctatttggaacaaaaagttggagggtcttgatcctttatgttgtttgaaaatttgtgttctgaagtagtccccgagacttggattatttcgttatccgagtagtttcgcggcatgcagcttctgagcttatgtccgggttcttttgtttcaggaagaactcagatgcgaggtcttggcgtattctttgatagtctgctgttgccagatgtagttgtatggtggtggttgagcgtaaatgccttttgttcacgggttgtactatgctggtatattcttccgaatatgcccgtcttcgagtactttttcttctcgcctgagtcatctattattgagtcctatcttttcactgtgtcctttgttgggcgtatttcgttggtactcctggtccatgtgcgccgatcctttggcctataaatactgtcccggagtgcttgctttcatccattggacattctgttgaaaccttcttggctgtgaacatggtagtttgtgaagtagagcagccccgggcgtattttgtagttcctgtatgtcttgtcatagctggaggaagtcttgtgatagggattagaggtaggctaatcccgcgacagcattgtgccaggatgtacgtggtggtagttggaggaagtcttatgatgtgggcttcgttccttcatccggcagttctgggttgatcctcgtcgcctgtcttaagaccgtccggtgcagatcaacaccatatccagcatcacatcggtcttggtagacagatgcccgccggccttctctgctccatgttgccttgccgtgctgccgatttccgccttggatgcactgcgtttgtcctttgaagaaaacagtgtagctaatggcggtctgtccttccgagtagcaatttgggacacgtagtcgttccagagcctagtcgtgtccatgttcctctttgctactttgcttttcgtgatgccgagttcgttgggtcttgtagggtttgtaatcttctatttttgaagtcgattgtaatgtaacgaatcttgtcttctgagttgtctttgactcttctgttgtgatccctgtcattcatgagactaccgagttctttcttatataaccgggttcctttgttacttgtgaggtagccctttctttcttcttggttcaacgagttgttcctgtggtcatctgataaccctgctgtgTTGCTGCGGATAAGTCTGATATCTACCCGTTGGttcgtaccgttgtgtggattcgtgccctccatcgttttagctgcgtcggtaaatggaccgttgctttCCCAcgatgtgctttaacgggccttatgggccgtttgtattactgagaaatctatttaaagaccttttatcttctttcccttgtcacccagctctttcctttaaaccctagttctcagaaaaccgccgccgtcattgtcgttatcgcccgagcaccttcattctagcttcatcctccttagcgcctttgttgcttccgccaattcatgggaaagaagaagaccgcaagcaaatctcaggcgacctttgtggacgaggagtcgtcgcttgtctttgattgaaaaccaggagttcgtggccatgagggcagctcagaaggtttggccggctccaacaaccagcgaagaccagctgcgcgagctcgttagtgatggcttgatccaggacaaagtcatcgctgaatggagagttccgagcgagcatcgggttccggccctgggtcctggtgagattgtcctttttgtctctTTTGTTCGCGCTGGTctctgtcttcctgcttccgtcttccttcatcagtttcttgggtatttcggggttagtttgaaccatctaacccccatgcccgttctccatctttctgtttttgtccatctttgtgaagccttccttgggattctccttctctatctctttttcgttttttctttcgcctgaaacctcaaccccgccgcgaggaaaccagtgttcttggcggttgcgggattcagtttcaccagggtctcaaaatcaagttttttgattatgacctggtcgattctgtcaaggattggcgcgccgagtggttttacgctgccaatttgatcccttctcttgttgtccactccggatccggtcctgtggcAAACGACCGGTGGGACAAAAAGCTTGAgtctcctgctgagattcaagcgatccaacctctccttgataggattagtacgctgaaacagcaaggattgaccggctttggtattgtctcaagttttcttcgtcgtcgggttcagcccttgaaagagcggggacatctcggctttgagtattctgggccGAGGAttcttcacgcatggtcccagctcttgagctgaccggtgaggaggtactcgagcgtctccagaaaatGCTGAAAGGaggtgagcgtcattcctcctgccgtccctgagtactcggccaacaacccgcccccagctgtgagttgtctatcctcctttttctttttacttgagttctttatgtactctttctgcgtccgttcttgcttagtttttccttgtcttggtgttttgtcttttttcgtaggtgcttgggcggaactttgctGATCCGATccgccttgatgttctccctgctgtggcggaggCTGGGGATCATCTAGCCGGTACTTCtgtaattagtaagtctcaaacttttacagcccttcctggggtatcTTTTAGATttgatgatgtatatgaagagtatgttcctcgtctagtccctcgcggtcctcgcagtgtcccgaagagggggcgaatggacgggtcttcatctggcttgcctgtctccaagaagcctcgcaaaccaagtactccttcaggtactctagttgttgctagcatgctcttaggtgagcacatttagtaatctttgttcttttatttcatGTTTTTCTCTTGActcgagtacttttcatctctttttcagcgggtgctctggtttcgctggctgaggaagaagaggacgatgaagttccccttatcatgcggcggtgagttgtttttcatattcttgtcgcattgaatttttcctctttgtttttaatcttagtcttgaacttttttgaagtaatcggaggtcgggtgtgagttcttccgatgctctcgcgccgacttcttccgaagctccggggtcgagttctttggtttcctctgccccgagctgtactgctcctctggtgcggagttcttccatggctccagctccggcttcttccgtggctccgttgtcggctgtcccgctcccgttgCTGGGTGAcagggacgtcttcgccgtcgtggttccccctgcgaggccttctcttggcttcgcaaagaaaaaagtagtcgggtgagtagattcttgcttcatctttttggcttttatctttctTCCTCTGgctcttattggtgcttccttttatcactttttagtgcttcgtcttctctaatttctccatcgacttcttctctgcttcCCACTgcgccaacgagttctgagcctcgagactcataacattctgttgatgaagtcgcggcgggggcttcagagctacctggcggagttgcgggcttggttgctccggaggtaactgtggccgttgcgccgggttcttctggggatttggctccggcttccctggaggttgctctggtcgctcctgcttcgccccagccggcttctctttccccttcttttgcctccggcggcccttccctgtccgatgacgtggtgcaacagttcgatgccactcatcggttatcggagctgaccgcagcctgggggagcttgtcgaccctcgcgacttcttttggtgaaaagctccaggtaaattTTACTGCCACttttcttttgcatgcttgtttttcttctatccttacgccctgtttctctttgcctcttcccgctcagtctttttctcgtgatcattctggcttctttttctcatctgaaaatgagaggaagttgtcttcggaggtggacgctctgaaagccgatcttgaccttctccgggccgagttggagacggagcgtcaattgcaccaaaaggaggagaaagcccttcgcgcccggggtAGTGGaaacggagaaacagagagatgcttgCGGTGGAGTCCGCGAAGAATGaaagcaaaggtgccgcgggttctgcctgttttttCTTGtactttgacttctttttccgctgacttgttctttggtgttctgttctagctctctgagttgagaaacaaaagctctcggagagtattgatgaaatgaaagcCCTTGTctgttctagtcataatagagctgaggaggtaaatactcacgctgaggaagaactcgcccttgctaggctgattaggcgtggagctgacagagatcttgtgcaggcccaaaaaaccattgaaggcctgtctgggaagctggcgacggctaccgagaattggaatgccttgtggaaatcttttcgttcggtaGCCGACGTCCTCTAGACTtcggcggatgacgggcaatcttgggcgcagttcattccccgaattccgactcgtttccaagagttcgcgaagaggtgtgcccaagtatgtaccaaaaatgtgctggcccaggtccgggtccttgctccggaGGCACCTCTCTTCAAGATAgcggaagaagctgaaagccaagaatatcttgacgccgttgaaaagatggagcctgaggtcgaagatctagccagtaggattgtagatggtctaaatattgacatttccccttctgatgacaacgcctgactcgattgagcatctccttgtaatattacactcctttttaaatgaagattctttattcttgTTGATGTACTCTTTgcttgggtgcggttgaagttatttgacttgttgagtaccttgttttgttcccgtctctgctccgcaaaacaactctgtgtgTCATTCTtacgaggcccctcgatttgtcgaatacttttcttttattcttcctttgtgattcgtcgagtgctttgtccgtgttatgactttgttagatgtagatctttgcgttagCAACCTTTTGCCCgcactatgtaaaacgactcggcatagaatgtagCTTCgataaacttcggcatccgagtgctttcttgagtggtgcttgtgcttttttgaagaaaaagtacatccatccggttgtagcccccgagcctcttgttcttcggaacgaagtgctggagggtcttttgaagttagaCTTCGGTCGACTTggccaatttgctttttgtttcgggtgtttagcttttagctaccctcatc
This sequence is a window from Miscanthus floridulus cultivar M001 chromosome 10, ASM1932011v1, whole genome shotgun sequence. Protein-coding genes within it:
- the LOC136486443 gene encoding F-box/WD-40 repeat-containing protein At3g52030-like isoform X1 — protein: MEASGSRGRSGSAVPKRRRGVGAATGSESTAQSLNDDALRSVFSRLDNHFDLARCSAVCGSWNRIIETAHLMRDLYYKRNPSARGSSSNVSVKSYFEMLAMDEHASSFSRGPAEAFQWIGHPIRATLCRMKAGSILTGVGDKILRLWSAESCKFMNEYNVPNSKTLVDFDFDENKIVGLTSSQICIWRRSEPRSIFQSGGASFNHGLCMSYADPEVVIGCEDGRAFVYDMYSRSCSSIYRLHSSPVTCLALTDDQLIVGGSTFGTVAIADQTSGQKLGVLKSAYAPLAIRSLSFCTNSHMIFAGSSAGYAHCWDLRTLRPLWEKRVSPNVIYSTCHLPGDTATLVVGGIDGVLRVMCQRTGETIRCLVVDADRPAEAASRSRQQIEKKPVRRIDPDAQVDSIPRRLRPQITSLSVGMKKIVTTHGENYIRVWKFRPKSS
- the LOC136486443 gene encoding F-box/WD-40 repeat-containing protein At3g52030-like isoform X2, translated to MEASGSRGRSGSAVPKRRRGVGAATGSESTAQSLNDDALRSVFSRLDNHFDLARCSAVCGSWNRIIETAHLMRDLYYKRNPSARGSSSNVSVKSYFEMLAMDEHASSFSRGPAEAFQWIGHPIRATLCRMKAGSILTGVGDKILRLWSAESCKFMNEYNVPNSKTLVDFDFDENKIVGLTSSQICIWRRSEPRSIFQSGGASFNHGLCMRLHSSPVTCLALTDDQLIVGGSTFGTVAIADQTSGQKLGVLKSAYAPLAIRSLSFCTNSHMIFAGSSAGYAHCWDLRTLRPLWEKRVSPNVIYSTCHLPGDTATLVVGGIDGVLRVMCQRTGETIRCLVVDADRPAEAASRSRQQIEKKPVRRIDPDAQVDSIPRRLRPQITSLSVGMKKIVTTHGENYIRVWKFRPKSS